The following proteins come from a genomic window of Spea bombifrons isolate aSpeBom1 chromosome 10, aSpeBom1.2.pri, whole genome shotgun sequence:
- the INS gene encoding insulin encodes MALWIQCLPLAILLSLFTPSTSAIANQHLCGSHLVEALYMVCGQRGFFYYPKIRRDIEQAQGSLGSEMDGMKLQEYQFEKRGIVEQCCHSTCSLYELESYCN; translated from the exons ATGGCCCTGTGGATTCAGTGTCTCCCCCTGGCAATTCTCCTGAGCCTGTTTACACCTAGCACCAGCGCCATAGCCAACCAGCACTTGTGTGGGTCTCACCTGGTAGAAGCACTGTACATGGTGTGTGGGCAGAGAGGCTTCTTCTATTATCCCAAGATCAGACGGGACATCGAGCAAGCCCAGG GGTCCCTGGGCAGCGAGATGGACGGCATGAAGCTGCAGGAATATCAGTTTGAGAAGAGAGGCATCGTAGAGCAATGCTGTCACAGCACCTGCTCCCTGTACGAGCTGGAGAGCTACTGCAACTGA